The Gemmatimonas sp. UBA7669 genome includes a window with the following:
- the yihA gene encoding ribosome biogenesis GTP-binding protein YihA/YsxC has translation MSEHDLHDDNVHDEDAIDEPVDEVTTTPSANDPLVIRHLEYLGPMASETGWRPETTLPEVAFVGRSNVGKSSLLNRLMRRKAFARVSNTPGRTREIHFFDVNRQFILADLPGYGYARISKARKAEWRPLIEGFLRRSANLRGVVQLLDVRHDPTGDDHIMLDFLAELGVPTIVAVTKVDKLSRAQAQARVHVLAQHLGLDVDQIVPFSARTGEGRDELARALQDLLALPDWRTSP, from the coding sequence ATGAGTGAGCACGATCTGCACGACGACAACGTCCACGATGAAGACGCGATCGACGAACCGGTGGATGAGGTGACCACCACCCCGTCGGCCAATGATCCGCTGGTCATCCGTCATCTCGAGTACCTCGGCCCCATGGCCAGCGAGACCGGATGGCGCCCGGAAACGACGCTGCCGGAAGTGGCCTTCGTGGGACGCTCGAACGTGGGCAAGTCGTCGTTGCTCAATCGGCTCATGCGGCGCAAGGCGTTTGCGCGGGTGAGCAACACGCCCGGCCGCACACGCGAGATTCACTTCTTCGACGTGAATCGGCAGTTCATTCTTGCCGACCTGCCGGGCTACGGCTATGCGCGCATCAGCAAGGCGCGCAAGGCCGAGTGGCGTCCGCTCATCGAAGGCTTCCTGCGCCGCAGTGCCAACCTGCGCGGCGTGGTGCAACTGCTCGATGTGCGGCACGATCCGACCGGCGACGATCACATCATGCTGGACTTTCTCGCCGAGCTCGGGGTACCCACCATTGTGGCCGTGACCAAGGTGGATAAACTCTCTCGGGCGCAGGCGCAGGCGCGTGTTCACGTGCTTGCGCAGCACCTCGGACTTGATGTCGATCAGATCGTGCCGTTCAGCGCCCGTACCGGAGAGGGGCGCGACGAACTGGCGCGTGCGCTGCAGGACCTGCTCGCTCTTCCTGACTGGAGGACCTCGCCGTGA